A section of the Thunnus albacares chromosome 6, fThuAlb1.1, whole genome shotgun sequence genome encodes:
- the cux1b gene encoding cut-like homeobox 1b isoform X2, whose protein sequence is MAANAGSMFQYWKRFDLQQLQKELDATATQLANRQDESEQSRKKLIDLSREFKKNTPEDLRKQVAPLLKSFQGEIDALSKRSKEAEAAFLNVYKKIIDVPDPVPVLELAQQLQLKLQRMHDIETENTKLRETLEDYNKEFAEVKNQEVTIKALKEKIREYEQSLKNQAENLAQEKQLQLHNDYAEKERKLQESQDSMSSRLEEAEHKAQSLQTALETTQAELFDLKTKYDEESTAKADEIEMVMTDLERANQRAEAAQREAESLREQLSLSNQSQQLSSPTKADPDTEQAVEVASHSSLEAELRAKERETAQLVEDVQRLQASLTKLRETTSSQITQLEQQLSSKTAVLKELEEKLQKQADYEEVKKELSILKSMEFGTSDSVQDSSKPLEVLLLERNRSLQSESAALRISNTELSGPAGQKGTEESTPKEETMPSDPSSSPPPPPPSLPSSSQLPLSRTYTDPLNTATTTTTTSSSETHPFTPTGIGQDFYSPVFPLVGGKMALNSLIQRQLLQTFYSKALQESSGIPSGALLFTPFTPTLSSIPTSTPGSGSAAIPLAASSPQPPPASPDMAPVNGSSTAGSAPSPSPSHSDATTGSVLDGEDMDTAEIARQVKEQLIKHNIGQRVFGHYVLGLSQGSVSEILARPKPWNKLTIRGKEPFHKMRQFLADEQNILALRSIQGRQREGSGQPQLSRMFQDVPKRRALSNTASHTGNITARVRTPEAGSDEAIKSILEQAKRELQVQKADLSHAQPSYAGLKGGGGGGVGGGGGGGSGSDEAIRSILEQARREMEAQQAALEPILKASSSSSSIASLSQRDLLSSPLTAPLPPYNPLALSLKKPPSSLLSSPSSPSPVLDFSSSVKREGRASSGIDLSADGALRLSRSSEGLGRSGSAGGVGYWREQWWSNMHTDPRRSVSNQIGEENHNLEDSKEGILSDSLSRHKPWNKLNQRSREPYLRMQPWLNGDQGQNSHIQQAQNQEGTPKTSASCSPAPESPLSSAEESVNGLTGDPLASQSSSLKPPSEDPSGGESQPGTPLPLPGHSGLSIQEMVAMSPELDTYAITKKVKEVLTDNNLGQRLFGETILGLTQGSVSDLLARPKPWHKLSLKGREPFVRMQLWLQDPHSVEKLMDMKRLEKKAYMKRRLSSLSDNHSVDAGLVGPDYVQGSQSPGQQHLKKPRVVLGPEEKEALKRAYQQKPYPSPKTIEELASQLNLKTSTVINWFHNYRSRIRRELFIEEIQAAGGLGPGSEGGSPSLRGSKSGEGDSCDGTESEGTVETRQGLGIGLEDHRGACKDHDMEAESEAGGSNNSPAQIDCTTSGLAGPGSSCGQGGLGLFSLTEASSSSSASSTNIPSSGPARNPRDNNLRKKKAANLNNIIHRLEKAASKEDPSEWEF, encoded by the exons GATTTACGGAAACAGGTCGCCCCTTTGCTCAAGAGCTTCCAAGGAGAG ATCGACGCCTTGAGTAAGAGAAGTAAAGAAGCAGAGGCCGCCTTCTTGAACgtgtacaagaaaataatcgatgTCCCAG ATCCTGTACCTGTGCTGGAGCTggctcagcagctgcagctgaagctCCAGAGGATGCACGACATTGAGACAGAGAACACCAAACTTCGAGAGACACTGGAGGACTACAACAAAGAGTTTGCAGAGGTCAAAAACCAAG AGGTGACCATTAAGGCCTTGAAGGAGAAGATCCGCGAGTACGAACAGTCTCTGAAGAATCAAGCTGAGAACCTGGCGCAAGAAAAGCAGCTCCAGCTACACAACGACTATGCAGAGAAGGAGAg GAAACTCCAGGAGAGCCAAGACTCCATGTCGTCAAGGTTGGAAGAGGCCGAACACAAGGCCCAGTCCCTACAGACAG CACTTGAAACAACTCAGGCCGAGCTCTTTGATTTGAAGACAAAGTATGACGAGGAGTCCACAGCAAA GGCCGATGAGATTGAGATGGTGATGACAGACCTGGAAAGAGCCAATCAG CGAGCAGAGGCAGCTCAGAGAGAGGCGGAGTCGCTCAGAGAGCAGCTGTCCTTGAGTAACCAATCCCAGCAGCTCAGCAGCCCGACCAAGGCTGACCCCGACACG GAACAGGCAGTGGAAGTGGCATCCCACTCAAGTCTGGAGGCGGAGCTCAGGGCCAAAGAAAGGGAGACCGCACAGCTGGTGGAGGACGTCCAGAGACTGCAGGCCAGCCTGACCAAACTCCGAGAGACCACCAGCTCCCAGATCacacagctggagcagcagctcagcagcaAGACTGCCGTTCTCAAG GAACTGGAGGAGAAACTGCAGAAGCAAGCTGACTATGAGGAGGTGAAGAAGGAGTTGAG TATCCTTAAGTCTATGGAGTTTGGAACTTCTGACTCTGTGCAG GATTCATCTAAACCTCTGgaggtgctgctgctggagaggaACCGTAGTCTACAATCTGAGAGCGCCGCTCTGCGCATCTCCAACACTGAGCTCAGCG GGCCAGCCGGTCAAAAAGGGACAGAAGAGTCCACACCGAAGGAGGAGACCATGCCCAGCGACCCCTCTTcttcaccccctcctccccctccctctcttccttcctcctcccagCTCCCCCTGTCTCGCACTTATACGGATCCCCTCAACactgccaccaccaccaccaccaccagcagcagcgaAACGCACCCTTTCACTCCTACGGGCATTGGACAGGACTTCTACTCCCCTGTGTTCCCTCTGGTGGGTGGTAAGATGGCTTTGAACTCCTTGATCCAGCGGCAGCTGCTCCAGACCTTCTACTCCAAAGCCTTGCAGGAGTCGTCTGGAATCCCCAGTGGGGCTCTACTGTTCACCCCCTTCACTCCAACCCTCAGCTCCATCCCTACCTCCACCCCTGGCTCTGGGTCTGCTGCTATCCCTCTGGCAGCCAGCAGCCCGCAGCCACCTCCAGCCAGCCCAGATATGGCTCCTGTTAATGGGAGCAGCACAGCTGGCAGCGCCCCGTCCCCGTCACCCAGCCACTCTGATGCTACCACAGGAAGCGTTTTGGACGGGGAGGACATGGACACGGCAGAGATTGCCCGACAGGTGAAAGAGCAGCTGATCAAGCACAACATTGGTCAGCGTGTGTTTGGCCACTATGTGCTGGGACTGTCCCAGGGTTCGGTCAGTGAGATCCTGGCCAGACCAAAGCCGTGGAACAAGCTAACCATCCGAGGGAAGGAGCCTTTCCACAAGATGAGGCAGTTCCTCGCCGATGAGCAGAACATCCTAGCGCTGCGCAGCATCCAGGGACGGCAAAGAG AGGGCTCAGGCCAGCCCCAGCTTAGCCGAATGTTTCAGGATGTTCCGAAGCGGAGAGCCCTCTCCAATACAGCTTCACACACAG GTAACATTACTGCCCGTGTCCGCACCCCAGAGGCAGGTTCAGATGAGGCTATCAAGTCCATTCTGGAGCAGGCCAAAAGAGAGCTGCAGGTGCAGAAAGCTG ACTTGTCCCACGCTCAACCCTCATATGCGGGATTGAAAGGAGGGGGTGGAGGCGGAGTAGGAGGCGGAGGCGGAGGGGGCAGCGGATCAGATGAGGCTATCCGCTCCATCCTAGAGCAAGCtaggagagagatggaggccCAACAAGCTGCACTGGAGCCCATCCTCAAAGCTTCTTCATCTTCGTCCTCTATAGCATCACTATCTCAGAGGGACCTCCTGAGCTCTCCGCTCACCGCTCCCCTCCCCCCTTACAACCCCTTGGCACTCTCCCTCAAGAAGCCTCCCAGCTCCCTCTtgtcctccccctcctccccgtCTCCAGTCCTGGACTTCAGCTCCAGCGTGAAGAGAGAGGGCAGGGCTTCTTCAGGGATCGACTTGTCGGCTGACGGAGCTCTAAGGCTGAGTCGGAGCTCCGAGGGGCTGGGCCGCTCTGGAAGCGCTGGAGGAGTGGGTTACtggagagagcagtggtggagCAACATGCATACAGACCCTCGCAGGAGCGTATCCAACCAGATAGGAGAGGAGAACCACAACCTGGAGGACTCCAAAGAG GGAATATTGAGTGATAGTCTGTCTCGACACAAACCGTGGAACAAGCTGAACCAGAGGAGCAGGGAGCCATACCTCCGCATGCAGCCATGGCTCAATGGAGACCAGGGGCAAAACTCACACATCCAGCAAGCTCAGAACCAAG AGGGTACTCCCAAGACATCAGCAAGCTGCAGCCCCGCTCCAGAGTCACCCCTCAGTTCAGCTGAGGAGTCTGTCAACGGTCTAACAGGCGATCCGCTGGCTTCACAGTCCTCCAGTCTCAAACCTCCGTCTGAGGATCCCTCAGGTGGGGAGTCTCAGCCCGGCACCCCGCTGCCTCTACCTGGTCACTCGGGTCTCAGCATCCAGGAGATGGTTGCAATGTCTCCTGAGCTTGATACTTACGCCATCACCAAGAAGGTTAAGGAGGTGCTGACTGATAATAACCTTG GTCAACGTTTGTTTGGGGAGACTATCCTGGGTCTGACTCAGGGTTCTGTCTCAGACCTGCTGGCCAGGCCCAAACCCTGGCACAAGCTCAGCCTGAAGGGCAGGGAGCCCTTCGTCCGCATGCAGCTCTGGCTCCAAGACCCACACAGTGTGGAGAAACTCATGGATATGAAACGCTTGGAGAAGAAAG CTTACATGAAGAGGCGGCTGAGCTCCTTGAGTGATAACCATTCTGTGGACGCGGGCTTAGTGGGGCCAGATTACGTCCAGGGCTCACAGAGCCCGGGACAGCAGCATCTGAAGAAGCCCAGGGTGGTGTTGGGCCCCGAGGAAAAGGAGGCCCTGAAAAGGGCGTACCAGCAGAAGCCCTATCCCTCCCCGAAAACCATTGAGGAGCTGGCCTCCCAGCTCAACCTGAAGACCAGTACTGTCATCAACTGGTTCCATAATTATAG GTCACGTATCCGGCGAGAGCTCTTCATAGAGGAGATCCAGGCAGCTGGAGGGCTAGGACCTGGCAGTGAGGGGGGCTCCCCTTCTCTCCGCGGGTCCAAATCAGGAGAGGGGGACAGCTGTGATGGGACAGAATCTGAGGGCACAGTGGAGACACGCCAGGGACTGGGCATCGGCCTGGAGGATCACAGAGGGGCATGCAAAGACCACGACATGGAGGCTGAGTCTGAGGCAGGGGGCTCTAATAACTCCCCTGCTCAGATAGACTGCACCACCTCAGGCTTAGCCGGGCCAGGCTCCAGCTGTGGACAGGGAGGACTGGGGCTCTTCAGCCTCACAGAGGCATCCTCCAGTAGCTCTGCCTCTAGTACTAACATCCCATCCTCTGGCCCTGCCAGAAACCCCAGGGACAACAATCTGCGCAAGAAGAAGGCAGCCAATCTCAATAACATCATCCACAGGCTGGAGAAGGCTGCCAGCAAAGAGGATCCCTCAGAGTGGGAGTTCTAG